From the genome of Rhineura floridana isolate rRhiFlo1 chromosome 7, rRhiFlo1.hap2, whole genome shotgun sequence, one region includes:
- the LOC133388351 gene encoding uncharacterized protein LOC133388351, with product MAIKKVAENLEVIMFQKIMDEIEITKQTLRQGSKELKIELSKMTQELKEIGDPVREENEIRDEKRKNKGKIQALEIGTNMELEKDLEFMDIRNKIYCLEFNVISEEINEDIRDKVINGLDKLLDWNDVMELDIEKFYGINSSHVTMEKLSRDEPVHFVKKKNRDMTLQQYFSNLFRIDGKKIFGIEEIPIRLLLYDYGYDSKIIMEY from the coding sequence atggcaatcaagaaagtggctgagaatctggaagtaattatgtttcagaaaataatggatgagattgagataacgaaacaaaccctgcgacagggcagtaaggagctgaaaattgaactgagcaaaatgacacaggagcttaaagaaataggggatcctgtgagagaggagaatgagatcagagatgagaaaagaaaaaataaagggaagatacaagccctggagattggaacaaatatggaattggaaaaagatctggagtttatggatattagaaataaaatctattgtttggaatttaacgttatctctgaagaaattaatgaagatattagagataaagttatcaatggcttggataaacttctggactggaatgacgtgatggagcttgatatagagaaattctatggaattaacagcagccatgtgacaatggaaaaactctcaagagatgagccagtgcattttgtaaaaaagaagaacagagatatgactttacaacaatatttcagcaacttattcagaattgatggcaagaaaatatttgggatagaggaaattcccattagactcttattatatgactatggctatgacagcaagattattatggaatactga